The proteins below come from a single Chitinophaga pinensis DSM 2588 genomic window:
- a CDS encoding alpha-L-fucosidase, whose translation MKNVFFLRLALCMLLAMPAMLKAQVKSTAKQLATLQQEFVDLRFGMFIHFNIPTFADQDWPDPEAPVSLFNPKKLDCNQWAATAKAANMSYGCLTTKHHSGFCIWDTKTTDYNVMNSPYKKDVVREYVNAFRAKGLKVMLYYSILDTHHKLRPHDITRQHIDMVKAQLTELLTNYGEISALIIDGWDAPWSRISYDEVPFEEVYRLIKTLQPNCLVMDLNAAKYPTEALFYTDIKSYEQGAGQHISKEANRLPALSCLPINSAWFWKSDFPTTPVKDPAKLVDDILVPLNKAWCNFILNVAPNRDGLIDPNAVKALEEVGKRWKNTGAMPALTPAEAPIISSNIAKFQRSNSSWSNDMNIMDFANDDRFGSSWQSNPVVKQPWYEIIFDKDKSFNMITIVEDGSNIKKYRLEYNENGVWKPITQGEGGGRVKIHRFNRVWGGKVRILIDEFKDAPAIAEFGIFDERR comes from the coding sequence ATGAAGAATGTATTCTTTTTGCGTCTTGCGCTGTGCATGCTGTTGGCGATGCCGGCCATGTTAAAGGCGCAGGTGAAATCAACCGCAAAACAACTGGCAACATTACAACAGGAATTTGTCGATTTGCGTTTCGGTATGTTTATTCACTTTAACATCCCAACATTCGCTGATCAGGACTGGCCTGATCCGGAAGCGCCGGTATCCCTGTTTAATCCTAAAAAACTGGATTGTAACCAATGGGCAGCCACCGCGAAAGCAGCTAATATGAGCTATGGCTGTCTGACCACCAAACATCATAGCGGCTTCTGTATCTGGGATACCAAGACGACAGATTATAATGTGATGAACAGCCCTTACAAGAAAGATGTGGTAAGGGAATATGTAAACGCATTCAGGGCCAAAGGACTGAAAGTTATGCTGTATTACTCTATCCTGGATACCCACCACAAACTGCGTCCGCATGACATTACCCGTCAGCACATCGATATGGTGAAAGCACAGCTGACCGAACTCCTGACCAACTACGGCGAGATCAGTGCACTCATTATCGATGGATGGGATGCTCCATGGTCCAGGATCTCTTATGATGAAGTACCATTTGAAGAGGTTTATCGCCTTATTAAGACCCTGCAACCTAATTGCCTGGTAATGGACCTCAACGCGGCAAAATACCCGACAGAGGCCCTGTTTTACACCGATATCAAGTCTTATGAGCAGGGTGCTGGTCAGCACATCTCTAAAGAAGCAAACAGACTGCCGGCATTATCCTGCCTGCCAATCAACAGCGCATGGTTCTGGAAATCTGATTTCCCGACGACTCCTGTAAAAGATCCGGCAAAACTGGTAGACGACATCCTGGTACCGCTGAATAAAGCATGGTGTAACTTCATCCTGAACGTTGCGCCAAACCGCGACGGTCTGATCGATCCTAACGCTGTTAAAGCACTGGAAGAAGTAGGAAAGCGCTGGAAAAACACAGGTGCTATGCCTGCCTTGACACCAGCAGAAGCACCGATCATCTCTTCTAATATTGCTAAATTCCAGCGCAGCAACTCCAGCTGGAGCAATGATATGAATATCATGGATTTTGCGAATGACGACCGTTTCGGTAGCAGCTGGCAGTCCAACCCGGTTGTAAAACAACCATGGTATGAAATCATCTTTGATAAAGATAAAAGCTTCAATATGATCACCATCGTTGAAGACGGCAGCAATATCAAAAAATACCGCCTGGAATACAACGAAAACGGTGTATGGAAACCAATTACACAAGGTGAAGGTGGCGGTCGTGTGAAGATCCATCGCTTTAACAGAGTATGGGGTGGTAAAGTGCGTATACTGATCGATGAATTCAAAGATGCTCCTGCTATTGCAGAATTCGGTATCTTTGATGAAAGAAGATAA
- the nfi gene encoding deoxyribonuclease V (cleaves DNA at apurinic or apyrimidinic sites), whose amino-acid sequence MNTMLTEQEAIQLQEELRPKVIRTDELPAHIKLIAGVDVEYDKESDLIAGAFVLLDFNTLEVVEVATHCMQVTFPYIPGLFSFREMPVLLEAWKKLERRPDLVICDGQGIAHPRRFGLACHMGVLLDVPALGCGKTRLFGKYEELAAERGAVSPLLAEDNGEHIGNALRTQNGISPVFVSTGHKVSLDTATAMVLKMSVTYRLPETTRKADHYGREAFIAFRENQGKELL is encoded by the coding sequence ATGAACACGATGCTCACAGAACAGGAGGCGATACAATTACAGGAAGAGTTGCGTCCAAAGGTGATCCGGACGGACGAACTGCCTGCCCACATCAAACTCATTGCCGGTGTGGATGTAGAATATGACAAGGAAAGCGACCTCATTGCAGGCGCCTTTGTCTTACTTGATTTCAATACCCTTGAAGTAGTGGAAGTAGCCACGCATTGTATGCAGGTCACCTTTCCATATATCCCGGGACTGTTTTCTTTCCGGGAAATGCCGGTATTGCTGGAAGCCTGGAAGAAACTGGAACGCCGGCCAGATCTCGTCATCTGTGACGGACAGGGAATCGCGCATCCCCGTCGCTTCGGACTTGCCTGTCATATGGGGGTACTATTAGATGTACCTGCATTGGGATGTGGTAAAACCCGCTTATTCGGTAAGTATGAAGAACTGGCTGCTGAAAGAGGCGCTGTCAGTCCTTTACTTGCAGAAGACAATGGAGAACATATTGGCAATGCCCTCAGAACACAGAACGGCATCAGTCCTGTATTCGTTTCTACCGGACATAAAGTATCCCTGGATACTGCTACCGCGATGGTACTAAAAATGAGTGTAACATACCGTTTGCCAGAAACAACCCGTAAGGCAGACCACTACGGAAGAGAAGCTTTTATCGCATTCAGAGAAAATCAGGGGAAGGAGCTTTTGTGA
- a CDS encoding acyltransferase family protein, whose product MKQRLLSLDFFRGLTVAAMILVNNPGSWSYVYPPLEHSKWNGCTPTDLVFPFFLFMVGVSVTFALSSRKADVSGHTSLIIHIIRRAAILFAIGLAFRLIPSFDFHNLRILGVLQRISIVFLVISLLYLKTGTKPRIWLCISFLVIYWLLMTVVPVPGYGPANLEAETNLAAWIDRTVLGEQHLWKQARTWDPEGLLSTLPAISTGLLGIMTGDWLRRKDVADADKVSWLFAAGFLSVIAGLIWDGFFPINKSLWTSSFVLYTGGLAAMGLALSYWLIDVQQYKSITPPFVAFGRNAITAYVLSGAIPMIFKGMSGGMFRAYGAFLSPFNASLAAAITLVILMFIPVWIMYKRNIIVKI is encoded by the coding sequence ATGAAACAAAGGCTCCTTTCGCTCGACTTCTTCCGCGGATTAACTGTCGCTGCCATGATATTGGTGAATAATCCGGGAAGCTGGTCGTATGTCTATCCGCCACTGGAACATTCAAAATGGAATGGCTGTACACCAACAGACCTGGTTTTTCCTTTCTTCCTCTTTATGGTCGGTGTATCGGTTACTTTTGCGCTGAGCAGCAGGAAGGCTGATGTCAGCGGACATACCTCACTGATCATTCATATCATCCGCCGTGCGGCGATACTTTTTGCTATCGGACTGGCTTTTCGTCTGATCCCTTCTTTTGATTTCCATAATCTGAGGATTTTAGGCGTATTACAGCGCATTTCTATCGTTTTCCTTGTTATTTCCTTACTATACTTAAAAACGGGCACTAAGCCCCGTATATGGCTCTGCATTTCGTTCCTGGTGATCTACTGGCTGCTGATGACAGTGGTCCCGGTACCCGGGTATGGTCCGGCCAACCTGGAAGCGGAAACCAATCTGGCTGCCTGGATAGACAGAACAGTACTGGGAGAGCAGCATCTCTGGAAACAGGCCCGCACCTGGGACCCTGAAGGATTGCTTAGTACACTGCCTGCGATATCCACAGGATTGCTGGGTATTATGACCGGCGACTGGTTACGCAGAAAAGATGTGGCGGATGCGGATAAGGTGTCCTGGTTGTTTGCAGCAGGTTTTCTGTCTGTTATCGCAGGGCTGATATGGGATGGCTTTTTCCCGATCAATAAATCATTATGGACAAGTTCCTTTGTTTTGTATACAGGCGGACTGGCAGCTATGGGCCTTGCACTTTCTTACTGGCTCATCGATGTGCAACAGTATAAAAGTATCACGCCTCCTTTCGTAGCATTCGGCCGTAATGCGATCACCGCCTATGTTTTATCCGGCGCCATTCCTATGATATTTAAAGGTATGTCCGGCGGTATGTTCCGCGCATATGGCGCTTTCTTATCTCCGTTCAATGCATCCCTTGCAGCGGCGATCACCCTGGTCATCCTGATGTTCATACCAGTATGGATCATGTATAAAAGAAATATAATCGTAAAAATCTGA
- a CDS encoding carbon-nitrogen hydrolase family protein, with translation MKLCVAQARAVKGDILTNIENHKKIIDLAVSNGADTIIFPELSITGYEPTLAKELATELHDERLNVFQDISDEKAITIGVGVPLKTAAGITISMVLFQPQESRHVYAKKYLHADEDPYFVSGESSLSLLGEDGDVALAICYELSVPQHVEDAYKCGAQFYLASSVKSTGGIENAFDRLSRIGCEYDMMVLLSNAVGESDGFQCAGKSAVWDSTGAVLEQLDATNEGILILDTDTRTAMSVVI, from the coding sequence ATGAAACTTTGCGTAGCGCAGGCAAGAGCGGTAAAAGGGGACATCCTGACTAACATCGAAAATCACAAGAAAATTATCGATCTCGCAGTATCCAATGGCGCAGATACTATCATCTTCCCTGAATTATCTATCACAGGTTATGAACCTACCCTGGCAAAAGAACTGGCCACAGAACTGCATGACGAAAGACTGAATGTCTTTCAGGATATCAGCGATGAAAAAGCGATTACCATCGGGGTAGGAGTGCCCTTAAAAACGGCTGCAGGTATTACGATCAGTATGGTGCTGTTCCAGCCGCAGGAAAGCCGGCATGTATATGCAAAGAAATATCTCCATGCAGATGAAGACCCCTATTTTGTCAGCGGAGAAAGTAGTCTCAGTCTGCTGGGAGAAGACGGAGATGTGGCGCTGGCCATTTGCTACGAGCTATCCGTTCCACAACATGTAGAGGACGCTTACAAGTGTGGTGCACAGTTTTACCTGGCCAGTTCCGTAAAATCGACGGGTGGCATTGAAAATGCCTTTGACCGTTTGTCCAGAATAGGCTGCGAATATGATATGATGGTCTTATTATCTAACGCAGTAGGAGAATCGGACGGTTTCCAGTGTGCCGGCAAGTCGGCCGTATGGGATAGTACCGGGGCAGTCCTGGAGCAGCTGGATGCTACCAATGAAGGCATCCTGATACTGGATACAGACACCCGCACGGCTATGTCAGTCGTTATCTGA
- a CDS encoding OmpA family protein produces MKLRFIALSLSLPIFLFSCVSTKKFKASEAKYAELSSQYASLQGKLEDCQRSLRDTASAFERSRNVSEERVEGLKQNNSTLLNQLKDLSVISNSQAESIKKSLDNIGAKDAYIQDLQSAIARKDSLNMALVMNLKGAIGNLDDKDINIKVEKGVVYIDISDKMLFESGSYDVTPKAKEVLGKVAKVLLNQPDIEFMVEGHTDSNPYKKGVLLDNWDLSVKRATAVTRVLQNDYNIPPAHITAAGRSEYLPIASNDTPEGRATNRRTRIVILPQLDQFFKLLEKKQ; encoded by the coding sequence ATGAAACTTAGATTCATAGCACTATCATTATCCCTTCCAATTTTCTTATTCTCCTGCGTGAGCACAAAGAAGTTTAAAGCTTCTGAGGCGAAGTACGCGGAACTGTCATCGCAGTATGCAAGCTTACAGGGTAAGCTGGAAGATTGCCAGCGCAGCCTGCGTGATACCGCATCAGCTTTTGAACGCAGCAGAAACGTAAGTGAAGAAAGAGTGGAAGGGCTCAAACAAAATAACAGCACCTTACTTAACCAGTTGAAAGATCTCTCTGTGATCAGTAATTCACAGGCGGAAAGCATTAAGAAATCACTGGATAACATCGGCGCTAAAGACGCTTACATACAGGACCTGCAGTCTGCGATTGCACGTAAAGACTCCCTGAACATGGCACTGGTGATGAACCTGAAAGGTGCTATCGGTAACCTGGATGATAAGGATATTAACATCAAAGTGGAAAAAGGTGTAGTGTATATCGATATCTCTGATAAGATGTTGTTTGAAAGCGGTAGTTACGATGTTACACCAAAAGCGAAGGAAGTACTTGGTAAAGTGGCTAAAGTGCTGTTAAATCAGCCTGATATCGAATTCATGGTAGAAGGTCATACCGACAGCAACCCTTATAAGAAAGGTGTATTACTGGACAACTGGGATCTGAGTGTGAAAAGAGCTACTGCTGTAACAAGGGTATTGCAGAATGATTACAATATTCCGCCAGCTCATATCACTGCGGCAGGTAGAAGTGAATATCTGCCAATCGCCAGCAATGATACGCCAGAAGGACGCGCTACCAACCGTCGTACACGTATCGTGATTCTGCCTCAGCTGGATCAGTTCTTCAAACTGCTGGAGAAAAAACAATAA
- a CDS encoding SusC/RagA family TonB-linked outer membrane protein, producing MNILNQNLVLGLLSCALLPGIAISVSAQTPSMYAMRQSDKIPVKHVSATVSLKEALIKLKKFQNVRIAYKEGLLDGKLISAELMEKAESMETEAALRLLLSDFALAYMRVNKTQYSIYTPSASTILNVNSLMADKLKGKVTGPDGSPVPGASIVLKGNSNVAAMAGPDGSFELNLKGATPPFVLVISSMGFAKKEVNVTDADAPLAISLAESNESLSEVVVTALGIRKEKKALVYAVSEVKGSEFTQAREVNVANALSGKIPGVNATSLASGPGGSSRVIIRGNSSLGSNNQPLYVVNGMPIDNTTPGGAPTTGGGGQNVDRGDGIGGINPDDIETISVLKGGSAAALYGSRAANGVIVITTKKGRARKGIGVDYNTTMTLESPAVLPDWQYEYGQGDKGLKPTSQAEAITYGRRSWGTKMDGTEYVAFDGKMHSYTPQKDNIKNFYRTGSTFTNTVAFNGGSEAVNFRFSLSNTNSKAIIPNSKFDKKIANLNLNAFLGKKLSIEAIAQYNVENATNRPSSGDATGNPNWGVYMVANTVDVRWMDPGYDETGREIQWNETAYASNPYFVVNRFKNNDTKNRFIGQASVKYDLLKNLYVKGTVSRDFFDYNYIGIIPTGTVYTTGAAGEYSELRNSVAETNSMVTAGYNTKIAGNIGVNALVGANARRFNTNQTAIAGTQFIIPFFYSSTNLTTSTTTPTRGKVATNSVFGSLDLDYKSIFFLNFTARQDWFSTLSPQSNSILYPSVGGSFILSDAVKMPKAISFAKLRASWAQVGGATPDPYILNQTYTMLQGGHLGRPVQQVTQSNAVNLVTNSTLKPLTSTTYEVGGEAQFLNNRLGIDLTYYKKQTTDDIVSTAISTASGYNNALLNVGKLSNKGVELLLTGTPIKRKDFSWNVSYNMAYNVSKVEQLAAGLNTLQMATSVGSWAFVHNTVGQPYGIIMGYTTVQNEKGQTVYNSTSGYEQKSELKALGRGVPPLTMGLSNTFNYKRLSLDILVDGKFGNKVFSGTDVYATRFGLHKKTLVGRENGIELNGVDEKGNDYHNTIPVANLRLYYDNTKNYTDHFLYDGSFVKLRQVVFSYQIPVAKLKIVQSASLSFVARNLLILYKKTDNFDPESSYTNGNAQGFEAFGMPRTRSFGANLMVKF from the coding sequence ATGAACATTTTGAACCAAAATCTCGTTTTGGGGCTGCTCTCTTGTGCCCTGCTGCCAGGTATTGCCATATCTGTCAGCGCACAGACGCCCTCGATGTATGCCATGAGGCAGTCTGATAAGATCCCTGTAAAACACGTATCTGCCACTGTGTCCCTTAAAGAAGCTTTAATAAAGCTAAAGAAATTTCAAAATGTCCGTATCGCTTATAAAGAGGGATTACTGGATGGGAAACTGATATCAGCAGAACTAATGGAAAAAGCGGAAAGCATGGAGACAGAAGCAGCATTACGCCTGCTCTTGTCTGACTTTGCGCTTGCTTATATGCGTGTCAATAAAACACAATATTCTATATATACACCTTCAGCATCCACTATCCTCAACGTGAACAGTCTGATGGCTGATAAACTGAAAGGTAAAGTAACCGGTCCTGATGGTTCGCCTGTACCTGGTGCAAGCATTGTACTCAAAGGTAATTCCAATGTGGCAGCTATGGCCGGTCCTGATGGTAGCTTCGAACTGAACCTCAAAGGCGCTACACCGCCTTTTGTACTGGTGATCAGCTCCATGGGTTTTGCTAAGAAAGAAGTAAATGTAACCGATGCTGATGCGCCACTGGCTATCAGTCTGGCAGAATCGAATGAATCATTATCTGAAGTAGTAGTGACGGCATTGGGTATCAGAAAGGAAAAGAAAGCCCTGGTATACGCAGTATCTGAAGTAAAAGGTAGTGAATTCACACAGGCACGTGAAGTGAACGTTGCAAATGCATTGAGCGGAAAGATTCCTGGTGTGAATGCAACCAGTCTGGCGAGCGGTCCTGGTGGTTCCAGCCGTGTCATCATCCGTGGTAACAGCTCATTGGGTAGTAATAACCAGCCACTGTATGTAGTGAATGGTATGCCGATCGATAATACGACACCGGGTGGTGCGCCGACTACAGGTGGTGGCGGACAAAACGTAGACAGAGGCGATGGTATCGGTGGTATCAACCCGGATGATATCGAAACTATCAGTGTACTGAAAGGTGGATCTGCTGCGGCGCTGTATGGCTCCCGTGCTGCAAATGGTGTGATTGTGATTACCACTAAAAAAGGTCGTGCACGTAAAGGTATCGGTGTTGATTACAATACAACCATGACATTGGAATCGCCTGCTGTATTGCCTGACTGGCAGTATGAATATGGTCAGGGTGACAAAGGTCTGAAGCCGACTTCACAGGCAGAGGCGATCACCTACGGCCGCCGTTCATGGGGTACTAAAATGGATGGTACAGAATATGTAGCTTTCGATGGGAAAATGCATTCATATACTCCACAGAAAGATAATATCAAAAACTTCTACCGTACCGGATCTACTTTTACCAATACAGTAGCCTTCAACGGTGGTAGCGAAGCAGTAAATTTCCGCTTCTCCCTCTCAAATACCAACAGTAAAGCTATCATTCCAAATTCAAAGTTCGACAAGAAGATTGCGAACCTGAACCTGAATGCTTTCCTGGGTAAAAAACTGAGCATAGAAGCTATAGCGCAATATAATGTTGAGAATGCAACCAACCGTCCCAGTTCCGGGGATGCCACCGGTAACCCCAACTGGGGCGTTTATATGGTAGCCAACACAGTTGACGTACGCTGGATGGATCCGGGTTATGATGAAACCGGTCGTGAGATCCAGTGGAATGAAACAGCCTACGCTTCCAACCCTTATTTTGTTGTCAACAGATTTAAAAACAACGATACCAAAAACCGTTTCATCGGTCAGGCCAGCGTTAAATATGATCTGCTGAAAAATCTCTACGTAAAAGGAACAGTGAGCCGTGACTTTTTTGATTACAACTACATCGGTATCATCCCAACCGGTACTGTGTACACAACCGGCGCAGCAGGTGAATACAGTGAACTGAGAAACTCTGTAGCTGAAACTAACTCTATGGTAACTGCCGGTTACAACACCAAGATCGCAGGTAACATCGGCGTGAATGCTTTGGTAGGTGCTAATGCCCGTCGTTTTAATACCAACCAGACGGCTATTGCAGGTACACAGTTTATCATTCCGTTCTTCTACAGCTCTACTAACCTGACCACCTCTACAACTACGCCAACAAGAGGTAAAGTAGCGACCAACTCAGTATTTGGTTCCCTGGACCTGGATTACAAATCCATCTTCTTCCTGAACTTTACAGCGCGTCAGGACTGGTTCTCCACACTGAGTCCACAGAGCAACAGCATTCTATATCCTTCAGTAGGTGGTAGCTTTATCCTCTCTGATGCGGTGAAGATGCCAAAGGCAATCAGCTTTGCAAAACTGCGTGCTTCATGGGCACAGGTAGGTGGTGCAACGCCGGATCCATATATCCTGAATCAGACATATACGATGTTACAGGGAGGTCACCTGGGTCGTCCGGTACAGCAGGTAACGCAGTCTAATGCAGTGAACCTGGTAACCAACTCTACCCTGAAACCATTGACCTCTACTACATATGAAGTTGGTGGTGAAGCGCAGTTCCTGAATAACAGATTGGGCATTGACCTGACGTACTACAAGAAACAGACGACAGACGATATCGTAAGCACTGCGATCTCTACCGCCTCCGGTTATAACAATGCGTTACTGAACGTAGGTAAACTCTCCAACAAAGGCGTTGAATTACTCCTGACAGGTACGCCAATCAAACGTAAAGACTTTTCCTGGAATGTGAGCTACAACATGGCCTACAATGTCAGTAAAGTAGAACAGCTGGCTGCAGGTCTGAATACCCTGCAAATGGCGACAAGCGTAGGTAGCTGGGCATTTGTACACAACACAGTAGGACAGCCTTATGGTATCATCATGGGTTACACTACTGTACAGAATGAAAAAGGACAGACCGTTTACAACAGTACCTCCGGCTATGAGCAGAAAAGTGAACTGAAAGCATTAGGCAGAGGTGTACCGCCGCTGACAATGGGTCTGAGCAACACGTTTAACTACAAACGCCTGTCCCTCGACATCCTGGTAGACGGCAAGTTTGGCAACAAAGTATTCTCCGGTACGGATGTATATGCGACCCGTTTTGGTCTGCACAAGAAAACACTCGTAGGCAGAGAAAATGGTATTGAACTGAATGGTGTGGATGAAAAAGGAAATGACTATCATAACACGATTCCGGTAGCCAATCTGCGTCTTTACTACGATAACACGAAGAACTACACGGATCATTTCCTGTATGACGGCAGCTTTGTGAAATTACGCCAGGTGGTATTCAGCTACCAGATTCCGGTAGCGAAACTCAAAATCGTACAGAGTGCTTCCTTGTCTTTCGTAGCACGTAACCTGCTGATCCTTTACAAGAAGACCGACAACTTCGATCCGGAATCCAGCTACACAAACGGCAATGCACAAGGTTTCGAAGCATTTGGTATGCCTCGTACAAGAAGCTTTGGTGCTAACCTGATGGTGAAATTCTAA
- a CDS encoding RNA polymerase sigma factor, with protein MQSESHVLWWNAFKQGDWDAFTALYGEFYELLNNYGRKFTQDADLIQDVVHDLFVRLWTTRARLGNPASVKNYLYKALRSTLFRKIQSLSKFVELDNASGQGAFAVNFIPDASFRQEEQELRNQVIALVNTLPARQQEIIFLRFYEGMSYEEISVIMDINMSSTYKLLYKALDNLHKVSDKCFLTFLSIMIFLFRNFSKKIPVTEG; from the coding sequence ATGCAATCGGAGAGTCACGTGTTATGGTGGAATGCGTTTAAACAGGGGGATTGGGACGCTTTTACTGCGCTCTACGGTGAATTTTATGAATTGTTGAACAATTACGGCCGCAAATTTACGCAGGATGCGGATCTGATCCAGGATGTAGTACATGATCTTTTTGTAAGACTATGGACTACCCGCGCAAGACTGGGCAATCCAGCCTCCGTGAAGAATTACCTGTATAAAGCATTACGCTCTACATTGTTTCGTAAAATACAATCCCTGTCTAAATTTGTAGAACTGGACAATGCATCCGGACAGGGAGCCTTTGCTGTCAACTTTATACCTGATGCCTCTTTCCGCCAGGAAGAACAGGAACTCAGAAATCAGGTCATCGCACTTGTTAATACACTGCCTGCCCGTCAGCAGGAAATCATCTTTCTCCGTTTTTATGAAGGAATGTCCTATGAGGAAATATCCGTCATTATGGACATCAATATGAGCTCCACTTATAAATTATTATATAAGGCCCTCGACAACCTTCATAAAGTGTCAGATAAATGCTTCCTGACCTTCCTCAGCATAATGATATTCCTCTTTAGAAATTTTTCTAAAAAAATTCCGGTAACGGAGGGATAA
- a CDS encoding SMI1/KNR4 family protein — protein sequence MAKYLDFLQQYPKNLGDPQGVNAEEIKAIELQYNVKLPLAYVEFISIFGKKKGRILRNYSSEVSYLAQNRKDAVKSLADTGSTAFVIKDSHFFFGQWQGLSSYFFDCASEEDDPAVYVLDAGKADVFKPSFSQLIREELNKVLKFDGVIKK from the coding sequence ATGGCAAAGTATCTGGATTTTTTACAACAGTATCCAAAGAACCTGGGTGATCCTCAAGGAGTTAACGCGGAAGAGATCAAAGCAATAGAGTTACAGTATAATGTAAAGCTTCCCTTAGCCTACGTGGAGTTCATCTCTATATTCGGAAAGAAAAAGGGACGTATTCTGAGAAATTATTCAAGTGAAGTATCCTACCTGGCACAGAACAGGAAAGATGCTGTTAAATCATTGGCAGACACGGGCTCCACCGCCTTTGTAATAAAAGACAGTCACTTCTTCTTCGGCCAGTGGCAGGGACTTTCCTCTTATTTCTTCGATTGTGCGTCAGAAGAAGACGATCCTGCTGTGTATGTCCTGGATGCGGGTAAAGCTGATGTTTTTAAACCCTCCTTTTCTCAGTTGATCAGGGAAGAGCTGAATAAAGTATTGAAGTTTGATGGCGTTATTAAGAAATAA
- a CDS encoding FecR family protein produces MNNEKYTTYTLENFLDDDAFIKWVSGKEQDVLVAQFWSEFPVQYPSAAENFNFAVSVIRTYRSQEIWENKDNKAHLLDRITATIAAEESRRPGIFRRMNVWVRAAAIALVATAGGYLIYSKLNRPHIEMIATGYGEKRTITLPDHSVVTLNATSSISFQEKWDTIAPREVWIEGEAFFDVKHLNRDTTNVRPGQRFLVHSNGLTIEVLGTSFNVRSRHGKTKVGLVTGKIQVGFKEGPAAPKAVVMLPGDYIEYADNHLLLTKKINKPESIRRWIQVPLTFTDATLGEIIETLQDNYGYTVKVSEQSIKKLKIEGDINVANVEELLTVITTTLNVRIEQPSEKELVIASGK; encoded by the coding sequence ATGAACAATGAAAAATATACGACGTATACACTGGAGAATTTCCTGGATGATGACGCCTTCATTAAATGGGTGTCAGGCAAAGAGCAGGACGTTCTTGTAGCACAGTTCTGGAGCGAATTCCCTGTACAGTACCCTTCAGCTGCTGAGAATTTCAATTTTGCAGTCAGTGTGATCCGTACTTACCGTTCGCAGGAAATCTGGGAAAACAAGGACAATAAAGCGCATTTGCTGGACAGGATCACTGCCACTATTGCAGCAGAGGAATCCCGTCGTCCAGGTATCTTCCGCAGAATGAATGTCTGGGTACGAGCAGCCGCTATCGCATTGGTAGCTACTGCCGGCGGATACCTGATCTATAGTAAGCTGAACAGGCCACACATAGAGATGATCGCTACAGGATACGGCGAGAAAAGAACGATCACCCTGCCCGATCATTCAGTAGTGACATTGAACGCAACCTCTTCTATCTCCTTCCAGGAAAAATGGGATACGATCGCTCCCAGAGAAGTATGGATAGAAGGAGAGGCTTTCTTCGATGTCAAACACCTGAACAGGGATACCACCAATGTAAGACCCGGTCAACGTTTCCTGGTACACAGCAATGGACTGACCATCGAAGTACTGGGTACTTCATTTAATGTAAGAAGCCGCCACGGAAAAACAAAAGTAGGACTGGTAACAGGTAAAATACAGGTAGGGTTCAAAGAAGGACCAGCTGCGCCCAAAGCAGTGGTCATGTTGCCTGGAGATTATATCGAGTATGCAGACAATCATTTATTGCTAACCAAAAAAATAAACAAACCAGAATCGATCAGACGTTGGATACAGGTACCACTGACGTTTACCGATGCCACTTTAGGAGAAATAATAGAGACATTACAGGATAATTACGGTTATACTGTAAAGGTCAGTGAACAATCCATCAAAAAGCTAAAGATAGAGGGAGATATTAACGTAGCTAATGTAGAAGAACTATTGACTGTAATTACCACTACGCTCAACGTCAGAATTGAACAGCCTTCAGAGAAGGAATTAGTCATCGCTTCAGGAAAGTAA